The Amycolatopsis sp. 195334CR genome window below encodes:
- a CDS encoding PadR family transcriptional regulator, with product MRPPFAHEFGRRGGFGPRGPFEDFAGGWGFGGPRGRGRGPGGPHRHGGRRGRRGDVRAAILLLLAEQPRHGYEIITEIGERSDGLWKPSPGSIYPTLQLLADEGLVSASEEGGKRLFQLTDEGRAAAERLDTPPWETIARDVDPNEANLRSASMTLMAAVFQVAQAGTAEQQAKAVQALNEARRTIYGVLGEVESDTADEETE from the coding sequence ATGCGACCACCTTTTGCACACGAGTTCGGCAGGCGTGGCGGCTTCGGCCCGCGCGGACCCTTCGAGGACTTCGCCGGCGGCTGGGGCTTCGGCGGACCGCGAGGCCGCGGCCGGGGCCCCGGTGGCCCCCACCGGCACGGCGGGCGACGGGGACGGCGCGGTGACGTCCGCGCGGCCATCCTGTTGCTGCTGGCCGAGCAGCCGCGCCACGGCTACGAGATCATCACCGAGATCGGCGAGCGCAGCGACGGGCTATGGAAGCCGAGCCCCGGCTCCATCTACCCGACCCTGCAACTGCTCGCCGACGAGGGCCTGGTCTCGGCCAGCGAAGAGGGCGGCAAGCGCCTCTTCCAGCTGACCGACGAGGGCCGCGCCGCCGCCGAGCGGCTGGACACGCCGCCGTGGGAGACCATCGCCCGCGACGTCGACCCGAACGAGGCCAACCTCCGTTCGGCGAGCATGACCCTGATGGCCGCGGTGTTCCAGGTCGCCCAGGCGGGCACCGCCGAACAGCAGGCCAAGGCCGTCCAGGCGCTCAACGAGGCCCGGCGGACGATCTACGGGGTGCTCGGCGAGGTCGAATCCGACACCGCCGACGAAGAAACCGAATGA
- a CDS encoding class I SAM-dependent methyltransferase: MRRPFLRHRTAVDILPSPNIWYYPGAYEVENSAQDADGEIWRVLGEECGWAGKDVLDVGCGDGFHLPRFAETARSVIGVEPHPPLVHRARERVAGMSGVRVLHGAAQRIPLADASVDLVHARTAYFFGPGCEPGLREADRVLRPGGVLVIVDLDVTHEPYGRWMRADLPDYDPPGVERFFVKEGFDCRRVETRWAFDDAAGAEKVLKIEFSPAVAAKATEEVLRRNALGGAVTFPVGYRVHWRRKPTGLVVPGHSVSSSAVSDSTSPSTP; the protein is encoded by the coding sequence GTGCGGCGCCCATTCCTCCGCCACCGGACCGCGGTGGACATCCTGCCCAGCCCCAACATCTGGTACTACCCGGGTGCCTACGAAGTGGAGAACTCCGCGCAGGACGCCGACGGCGAGATCTGGCGCGTGCTCGGCGAGGAATGCGGCTGGGCCGGGAAGGACGTGCTCGACGTCGGGTGCGGCGACGGCTTCCACCTCCCGCGGTTCGCCGAGACCGCGCGGTCGGTGATCGGCGTCGAACCCCATCCGCCACTGGTCCACCGCGCCCGCGAACGGGTCGCCGGGATGTCCGGCGTCCGGGTGCTTCATGGTGCGGCACAACGGATTCCGCTCGCGGACGCGAGTGTGGACCTGGTGCACGCGCGCACCGCCTACTTCTTCGGGCCCGGTTGTGAGCCCGGGTTGCGGGAGGCGGACCGGGTGCTGAGACCCGGTGGCGTGCTGGTGATCGTCGATCTGGACGTCACGCACGAGCCGTACGGCCGGTGGATGCGGGCGGACCTGCCCGACTACGACCCGCCTGGCGTGGAACGGTTCTTCGTCAAGGAGGGGTTCGACTGCCGGCGGGTCGAAACGCGCTGGGCGTTCGACGACGCGGCCGGTGCCGAGAAGGTGCTGAAGATCGAGTTCAGCCCCGCGGTCGCCGCGAAGGCGACGGAAGAAGTGTTACGCCGCAACGCTTTGGGCGGTGCGGTGACCTTCCCGGTCGGCTATCGCGTGCACTGGCGCCGCAAGCCGACCGGGTTGGTCGTCCCCGGTCATTCGGTTTCTTCGTCGGCGGTGTCGGATTCGACCTCGCCGAGCACCCCGTAG
- a CDS encoding VOC family protein: MSLSSAAAQPVLSPGIPCWVELASPDIAEAEAFYNGLFGWSFELKRDPATSDGRYSLASLGGFSVGGLYRAAASQPPGWTVHLSVHNTAGAAEWVEHLGGVVTLGPVEIPNRGTIVHALDPTGTPIVFWQPLANWEFAAGAPNTFSGADLNTTDGAVADQFYSRLFNYNVHHIGGENIDYAEWRLDHQPVLYRYVMGPEYRPGTPAHWMVYFEVDPARGADAAAGHALMLGGSVIVQPYDTPFGRVAVLADPHGSVFSVIDHSRVIEAQYSGAEVDDPYDD; encoded by the coding sequence ATGTCGCTCAGTTCGGCCGCCGCGCAACCCGTTCTCTCACCCGGCATCCCCTGCTGGGTGGAACTCGCGAGTCCGGACATAGCCGAAGCGGAGGCGTTCTACAACGGCCTCTTCGGCTGGAGCTTCGAGCTCAAGCGAGATCCGGCGACCTCCGACGGTCGCTATTCACTGGCCTCGCTCGGCGGTTTCAGCGTCGGCGGGCTCTACCGCGCCGCCGCCTCGCAGCCGCCGGGCTGGACGGTGCACCTCTCGGTGCACAACACCGCCGGTGCCGCGGAGTGGGTCGAGCACCTCGGCGGGGTGGTCACCCTCGGCCCGGTCGAAATCCCCAACCGCGGCACCATCGTGCACGCGCTCGACCCGACCGGCACGCCGATCGTCTTCTGGCAACCCCTGGCGAACTGGGAGTTCGCCGCCGGTGCGCCGAACACCTTCTCCGGTGCGGACCTCAACACCACCGACGGCGCGGTGGCCGACCAGTTCTACTCCCGGCTGTTCAACTACAACGTGCACCACATCGGCGGCGAGAACATCGACTACGCGGAATGGCGGCTGGACCACCAGCCGGTGCTCTACCGCTACGTGATGGGCCCGGAGTACCGGCCGGGTACGCCGGCGCACTGGATGGTCTACTTCGAGGTCGATCCGGCCCGTGGCGCGGATGCCGCCGCCGGCCACGCGCTGATGCTCGGCGGCAGTGTGATCGTCCAGCCGTACGACACGCCGTTCGGCCGGGTGGCCGTGCTCGCCGATCCGCACGGTTCGGTGTTCTCGGTGATCGACCACTCCCGCGTGATCGAGGCCCAGTACAGCGGCGCCGAAGTAGACGACCCCTACGACGACTGA
- a CDS encoding VOC family protein, whose translation MPVRVGSVVLGVSDVRRAAEFWARALDYRPRDEGDEAWLVLVPVDGGGPNISLGLSETPVQEKPRVHLDLYTSDQVAEVDRLLALGASRVDWADYPPDADFVVLADPDGNRFCVIDKP comes from the coding sequence ATGCCGGTACGAGTCGGCTCGGTGGTGCTGGGCGTTTCCGACGTCCGGCGCGCGGCGGAGTTCTGGGCCCGCGCGCTGGACTACCGGCCGCGCGACGAGGGCGACGAAGCCTGGCTGGTGCTCGTCCCGGTCGACGGCGGCGGGCCGAACATCTCGTTGGGGCTTTCGGAAACCCCGGTCCAGGAGAAACCACGGGTGCACCTCGACCTGTACACCTCGGACCAGGTCGCTGAGGTCGACCGCCTGCTCGCGCTCGGCGCGTCCCGCGTGGATTGGGCGGATTACCCGCCGGACGCCGACTTCGTCGTGCTGGCCGATCCCGACGGCAACCGCTTCTGCGTGATCGACAAGCCCTAG
- a CDS encoding phosphatidate cytidylyltransferase → MSEEREEAGDPAETAGKPAKASRAGRNLPAAIGVGVALGAVILVSLFTVRFLFIGVIAAAIAVGTFELAGALRRAANIRIALVPVLAGGQAMIWLAWPFGREGALTAFVLTVLLCLLWRLPGGADGYLRDVGASVFAAAYLPLFGAFAAMLVPPEDGVGRVLAFMIGVVASDTGGYIAGVLKGKHPMAPTISPKKTWEGFAGSMLAGVVAGALTLSLMLDGQAWQGVLFGAAIVCVATLGDLMESLIKRDLGIKDMGNLLPGHGGIMDRLDSLLPSAVVSWLLLSAFVPA, encoded by the coding sequence GTGAGCGAGGAACGCGAGGAGGCGGGCGATCCGGCGGAAACCGCCGGAAAGCCCGCGAAGGCCTCGCGGGCCGGCCGGAACCTGCCTGCCGCGATCGGGGTCGGGGTGGCCCTCGGCGCGGTGATCCTGGTTTCGCTGTTCACCGTGCGTTTCCTCTTCATCGGGGTCATCGCGGCGGCGATCGCGGTGGGCACCTTCGAACTGGCCGGTGCGCTGCGGCGCGCGGCGAACATCCGGATCGCGCTGGTCCCGGTGCTCGCCGGCGGGCAGGCGATGATCTGGCTGGCCTGGCCGTTCGGCCGGGAAGGGGCGCTCACCGCGTTCGTGCTGACCGTGCTCCTCTGCCTGCTCTGGCGGTTGCCCGGGGGCGCCGACGGTTACCTGCGCGACGTCGGCGCTTCCGTGTTCGCGGCGGCGTACCTGCCGCTGTTCGGTGCCTTCGCGGCGATGCTGGTGCCGCCGGAGGACGGCGTGGGCCGCGTACTGGCCTTCATGATCGGCGTGGTCGCCTCCGACACCGGCGGGTACATCGCCGGTGTGCTCAAGGGCAAGCACCCGATGGCACCGACGATCAGCCCCAAGAAGACCTGGGAGGGCTTCGCTGGTTCGATGCTGGCCGGGGTGGTCGCCGGGGCGCTGACGCTGAGCCTGATGCTGGACGGCCAGGCGTGGCAGGGCGTGCTGTTCGGCGCCGCCATCGTCTGCGTGGCCACGCTGGGCGACCTGATGGAGTCGCTGATCAAGCGCGACCTCGGCATCAAGGACATGGGCAACCTGCTGCCCGGGCACGGCGGCATCATGGACCGGCTGGATTCGCTGCTGCCGTCGGCCGTGGTCTCGTGGCTGCTGCTGTCCGCCTTCGTGCCCGCCTAG